A section of the Marispirochaeta aestuarii genome encodes:
- the pnp gene encoding polyribonucleotide nucleotidyltransferase, giving the protein MIHSVTIPMGSGELILETGKMAKQANGAVFARYEGSAVLATVCCSDKPVEGLDYVPLQVEYNEKYYAAGKIPGGFLKREGRPKDKEILVCRLIDRPMRPLFHKAFKRDIQVVPTVVSADQINPPDIIAMVAASAAVVISDIPFEGPVAAVRISSVDGELIVNPTFDQIARSELDIVVAGTSEGITMVEGGAKEVAEERMLEAIALAEVEIKKICAAQLELREKAGKEKLPLVEVEEVFALEDEIKSFATPKLEEACFVLGKFERYAAIKAVKEETLKAFEEKLEEEDYGKVDKIFEELEYTIVRSSILKNGKRTDGRSVEDIRPISCEIRVLPRTHGSALFTRGETQALAVTTLGTVSDEKIVDDIDGDKSYENFMLHYNFPPFSVGETGRMGTGRREIGHGHLAQRAIEGVLPKKEDFPYTVRVVSEILESNGSSSMATVCGSSLSLQSAGVPIKKPVAGIAMGLISSPEKTVVLSDILGEEDHLGDMDFKVAGTEDGITAFQMDIKISGVSQEIMATALSQAKKGRMHILGIMNETISSHQGNMSEYAPKIITLKVDEDKIGAVIGPGGKVIKGISERSGASINIDDSGLVTIFGRDQASAEAGEAMVRGIVEEPEIGTIYQGTVKRIMDFGAFVEILPGKEGLVHISKLSRERVNSVSDVLKVDQEIPVKLIEIDRMGRINLSYIDAIDPDKSNSGNQGQKRR; this is encoded by the coding sequence ATGATTCATTCAGTTACCATTCCCATGGGGAGTGGCGAACTAATCCTCGAAACCGGCAAAATGGCCAAACAGGCTAATGGTGCCGTTTTTGCGCGCTACGAAGGCAGTGCTGTTCTTGCGACGGTATGCTGCAGTGACAAGCCGGTGGAAGGATTGGATTACGTTCCCCTGCAAGTTGAATATAACGAAAAGTACTATGCCGCAGGTAAGATTCCCGGGGGCTTTCTCAAGAGAGAGGGACGTCCCAAGGATAAGGAGATTCTTGTCTGCCGCCTGATTGACCGGCCGATGCGTCCCCTTTTTCATAAGGCCTTTAAACGTGACATTCAGGTTGTTCCCACGGTGGTTTCCGCCGACCAGATCAATCCTCCTGATATTATCGCCATGGTCGCTGCATCCGCGGCGGTTGTTATCTCCGATATTCCCTTCGAGGGACCGGTGGCTGCCGTGCGGATCAGTTCCGTCGACGGTGAGCTTATCGTAAATCCCACCTTCGATCAGATTGCACGAAGCGAACTGGACATCGTTGTTGCGGGTACCAGTGAAGGTATAACCATGGTGGAGGGCGGAGCCAAAGAGGTTGCCGAGGAAAGAATGCTGGAGGCTATCGCGCTGGCGGAAGTAGAAATCAAGAAGATTTGTGCCGCACAGCTCGAACTCCGGGAAAAGGCCGGCAAAGAGAAACTTCCCCTGGTGGAGGTTGAAGAGGTCTTTGCTCTGGAAGACGAGATTAAATCATTTGCCACACCGAAACTCGAGGAAGCCTGCTTCGTACTGGGGAAATTTGAGCGTTATGCAGCCATTAAAGCTGTCAAGGAAGAGACCCTCAAGGCCTTCGAGGAAAAACTTGAAGAAGAGGACTACGGAAAGGTAGACAAGATCTTTGAGGAACTGGAGTACACCATTGTTCGATCCTCCATCCTGAAAAACGGTAAACGTACTGACGGGCGGAGTGTTGAAGATATCCGGCCTATCAGCTGTGAAATACGGGTTCTGCCCCGTACCCACGGAAGCGCCCTTTTTACCCGGGGAGAAACACAGGCTCTGGCTGTAACGACCCTGGGGACTGTTTCTGATGAAAAAATCGTAGACGACATAGACGGCGACAAAAGCTATGAAAACTTCATGCTTCACTATAACTTCCCTCCCTTTTCAGTAGGGGAAACGGGACGTATGGGTACCGGGCGACGGGAAATCGGGCATGGACATCTTGCGCAGCGTGCCATTGAAGGGGTCCTTCCCAAAAAAGAGGATTTTCCCTATACCGTACGGGTAGTATCTGAGATACTTGAGTCCAACGGTTCTTCATCCATGGCTACCGTATGCGGCAGCTCCCTTTCATTGCAGAGCGCCGGGGTTCCGATAAAGAAACCCGTAGCTGGTATTGCCATGGGCCTGATAAGCTCTCCGGAAAAAACGGTGGTTCTTTCGGATATTCTTGGTGAAGAAGACCATCTGGGCGACATGGATTTTAAAGTCGCAGGAACTGAAGACGGGATTACTGCTTTTCAGATGGATATCAAGATTTCCGGGGTATCCCAGGAGATCATGGCCACTGCTCTCAGTCAGGCTAAAAAGGGCCGGATGCATATCCTCGGTATAATGAACGAAACAATCAGTTCTCATCAGGGCAACATGTCCGAATATGCACCGAAGATTATTACTCTCAAGGTTGACGAGGACAAGATCGGCGCTGTTATCGGACCCGGCGGCAAGGTGATCAAAGGCATAAGCGAGCGCTCCGGTGCAAGCATCAACATCGACGACAGCGGTCTCGTCACCATCTTTGGCAGGGATCAGGCAAGCGCCGAGGCCGGTGAAGCGATGGTTCGCGGAATCGTTGAGGAGCCGGAAATCGGGACTATCTACCAGGGCACGGTAAAGAGAATCATGGATTTCGGTGCTTTTGTCGAAATACTTCCCGGTAAAGAGGGGCTTGTTCACATTTCAAAGCTTTCCCGGGAACGGGTTAATTCTGTCTCTGATGTACTTAAGGTTGATCAGGAAATCCCGGTCAAGCTGATAGAGATCGACAGGATGGGAAGAATAAACTTAAGTTATATCGATGCCATCGATCCCGATAAAAGCAACAGCGGTAATCAGGGGCAGAAAAGGCGATAG
- the rpsO gene encoding 30S ribosomal protein S15: protein MLAKEAKQDVIKEFGKNDKDSGATEVQIALLTKRIEDLTEHFKTNKKDHASRRGLLKMVGQRRKLLKYLQRKDLDTYRSLLGRLNLRK, encoded by the coding sequence ATGTTAGCTAAGGAAGCGAAACAGGATGTCATTAAAGAGTTTGGAAAAAACGATAAAGACAGCGGAGCCACCGAGGTGCAGATCGCGCTGCTTACTAAAAGAATAGAAGACCTTACCGAACACTTTAAGACGAATAAGAAGGACCATGCTTCACGCCGGGGGTTGCTGAAGATGGTCGGACAGAGGCGCAAGCTGCTTAAATATCTGCAGAGAAAGGATCTTGATACCTATCGTTCTCTGCTCGGCCGATTGAACCTCAGAAAATAA
- the truB gene encoding tRNA pseudouridine(55) synthase TruB, giving the protein MSGKNGIILIDKNEGFTSSDTVRFAGRRLKAGKAGHTGTLDKFASGLLVCLAGSFTRLSSYLTEQDKVYEAVFEFGRETETLDPEGAVCAEGGIPVLEDLESALVGFRGEILQKPPLYSAVHIDGTRAYKRALKGEVPDMPFRRIFIDSLEITGYTAPFLSVRVACSKGTYIRSLARDIAYSLGTVAYVKSLRRLQVGRARIEDAIGVDEIDEDTPVLDDRNSMEALLGITGIRIPDAEVESFLLGRSLKDAGFLAEIEAATPLVCFDSDGRFLGLLKKKEGRWVYGMVNGALRD; this is encoded by the coding sequence ATGAGCGGGAAAAACGGCATTATCCTGATAGACAAAAACGAAGGGTTTACTTCAAGCGATACTGTCCGCTTTGCCGGTCGCAGACTTAAAGCCGGAAAAGCGGGTCATACCGGTACCCTCGACAAATTTGCCTCCGGGCTTCTGGTCTGTCTTGCAGGCTCTTTTACCCGGCTGTCATCATATCTGACCGAGCAGGACAAGGTTTACGAGGCTGTTTTCGAGTTCGGCCGGGAAACGGAAACCCTCGATCCCGAGGGGGCGGTGTGTGCCGAGGGAGGAATCCCTGTTCTGGAGGATCTGGAATCAGCACTTGTCGGATTCAGGGGCGAAATACTGCAGAAGCCGCCTCTGTACTCGGCTGTGCATATAGATGGTACCCGGGCATATAAGCGTGCTTTGAAGGGAGAGGTGCCGGATATGCCTTTCCGACGCATTTTTATTGACTCCCTGGAGATTACAGGCTATACAGCACCTTTCCTTTCGGTGCGGGTGGCCTGTTCCAAAGGAACCTACATCCGCTCTCTGGCACGGGATATCGCATATTCCCTGGGAACCGTGGCGTATGTAAAAAGTCTGAGGCGTCTGCAGGTTGGAAGGGCCCGGATTGAAGATGCCATCGGGGTGGATGAGATAGATGAGGATACACCGGTACTGGACGACCGGAATTCAATGGAAGCTCTCCTTGGAATAACGGGGATACGTATCCCTGATGCCGAAGTGGAGAGTTTTCTTCTTGGAAGGTCCCTGAAGGATGCCGGTTTTCTTGCGGAAATTGAAGCCGCAACACCCCTGGTCTGTTTTGACAGTGATGGACGATTCCTGGGACTCCTCAAAAAGAAGGAAGGGCGCTGGGTGTATGGAATGGTCAACGGTGCTTTGAGAGATTGA
- the rbfA gene encoding 30S ribosome-binding factor RbfA: MSEYRLKRVASLIQHAISEMILTGIVKDHRVSSFISVTEVVVSKDTGYAKVYVSSFENPQSVENAVKALNHAAGFIQARLGKKLRLRNTPKLTFYQDGSIERGVRMVHKLDELEDK, translated from the coding sequence ATGTCAGAATATCGACTGAAACGGGTTGCCTCGCTTATCCAGCATGCGATAAGCGAGATGATCCTTACTGGAATTGTAAAGGACCACAGGGTATCCAGCTTTATATCCGTGACCGAGGTTGTAGTGTCCAAGGATACCGGTTATGCAAAGGTCTACGTATCAAGTTTTGAAAATCCTCAATCCGTAGAGAACGCGGTTAAGGCACTTAATCATGCTGCCGGGTTTATCCAGGCACGTTTGGGCAAGAAGCTGAGGTTGCGGAATACTCCGAAACTGACGTTTTACCAGGATGGCTCCATTGAACGGGGGGTCAGGATGGTCCATAAGCTGGATGAACTCGAGGATAAATGA
- a CDS encoding LptF/LptG family permease: MSDLAVIRRKTILFRYVAGEFILSFAVVFLFFFFIFFINQILLMAEEILSKNVAPGDVLRLIVYAVPNIISYSFPFSALVGGLMAVGRLVGDNEILAMQSAGIPLKTIALPIFTLGLIFGVLAYFSNDVLLPAGTMRFNTLYREILYSNPALELEAYSIKRYRDRVIATGKVESGSIEDIVIFDRDEKKNRRTINASRGVLDKNYGSGGVISLRLYDVVSIVSDQKRRGFYEYSSADIMEYNILLKDISLAVHSLTPREKSIRDILAVIKEKREQLSQRTMHNQMQVDQLETDLAALYLETFLSGKKLPGTKIAARQEQLRTARERDIRDRSLQMHLLEYHKKIALPAACVIFLLFAFPAGVLTRKGGRSIGFGIGLFVCMMYWGLLFAGQTLGIRSDLSPWIAIWTGNLVILAAGTGLLIIRSRR, from the coding sequence GTGTCTGATTTAGCTGTAATACGGAGAAAAACAATACTATTCAGATATGTGGCGGGGGAGTTTATCCTTTCCTTCGCTGTTGTTTTTCTGTTCTTCTTTTTTATCTTCTTCATAAATCAGATTCTGCTTATGGCGGAAGAGATCCTGTCAAAGAACGTCGCTCCGGGGGATGTCCTGCGGCTCATAGTATACGCTGTACCTAATATTATCTCCTACAGTTTTCCCTTTTCCGCCCTGGTAGGGGGTCTGATGGCGGTCGGCAGGCTGGTGGGGGATAACGAGATTCTTGCCATGCAGTCGGCGGGGATACCCCTGAAAACAATCGCACTGCCCATTTTTACCCTGGGACTGATCTTTGGCGTCCTTGCCTATTTTTCCAACGATGTACTTCTTCCCGCCGGAACCATGAGGTTCAACACCCTGTACCGGGAAATTCTCTACAGCAATCCGGCGCTGGAGCTTGAAGCTTATTCGATTAAACGCTACCGCGACAGGGTTATAGCAACGGGCAAGGTAGAATCGGGGAGTATCGAAGATATCGTGATCTTTGACCGGGACGAGAAAAAAAACCGTCGAACAATCAATGCCTCCAGGGGAGTCCTGGATAAGAATTACGGAAGCGGGGGCGTAATAAGTCTCCGTTTGTACGATGTGGTCAGCATCGTGAGCGATCAGAAACGACGGGGATTCTATGAATATTCCAGCGCCGATATCATGGAGTACAATATCCTGCTGAAGGATATCAGTCTTGCGGTCCATAGTCTGACTCCCCGGGAAAAAAGCATCAGGGATATTCTCGCTGTTATTAAAGAAAAAAGGGAACAATTATCCCAAAGGACAATGCATAATCAGATGCAGGTCGATCAGCTTGAGACAGACCTTGCGGCTCTCTATCTGGAGACCTTTCTATCAGGAAAAAAGCTGCCCGGCACGAAGATCGCTGCCAGACAGGAACAGCTTCGGACCGCCAGGGAACGGGATATTCGGGATCGCTCCCTCCAGATGCACCTTCTGGAATACCACAAGAAGATTGCCCTGCCGGCGGCCTGTGTTATTTTTCTGCTCTTCGCCTTCCCCGCCGGAGTATTGACCCGGAAGGGAGGAAGATCAATCGGTTTCGGAATCGGGCTCTTTGTGTGTATGATGTACTGGGGCCTTCTTTTTGCCGGACAAACCCTGGGAATCCGTTCCGACTTGTCGCC
- the dut gene encoding dUTP diphosphatase, with the protein MDSTGSIRVPAILPESGAPVYSTEVSSGADLKAALDGAVVLKSLERALIPTGLFLEIPPGFEAQVRPRSGLALRRGLTVLNSPGTIDADYRGEIKVIMVNLSAEEVTILPGERIAQIVFAPVIQAVFEEKSRLPGTERGTGGFGSTGV; encoded by the coding sequence ATGGATTCAACAGGCTCGATTCGGGTACCAGCGATTCTTCCTGAATCTGGGGCTCCTGTATACTCGACAGAGGTATCCTCCGGCGCAGACCTGAAAGCGGCTCTTGATGGTGCAGTCGTTCTTAAAAGTCTGGAACGAGCGCTGATCCCCACTGGTCTTTTTCTGGAGATTCCCCCTGGATTCGAAGCCCAGGTCCGTCCCCGATCAGGCCTCGCCCTCAGACGGGGGCTGACGGTGCTCAACAGCCCCGGTACTATCGATGCCGATTACCGCGGAGAAATCAAGGTCATCATGGTTAATCTCTCCGCCGAAGAGGTGACTATCCTGCCGGGAGAGAGGATCGCTCAGATAGTCTTTGCTCCGGTAATACAGGCAGTTTTTGAGGAGAAGAGCCGACTGCCAGGTACTGAGCGGGGAACAGGAGGTTTCGGATCGACCGGTGTCTGA